atttctgttactgtatatacaatgttctcctgattctgctcacttcactttgcatcagttcacacaaatctttctaagtttttctgaaatcatcccatttgtcaatttttatttcccttctgaagGGCACCTAATTTTCactaattttctataggaagttgccaatctatGATTACTGATACTAATTAATGTATGCTGGGGGGTAATGAATAATTTCATCCCACACAAGACCATCCTATTATGGGGAGTATAATTTTGGGTGTGCTCGCACCctcagaaatcactctaatgagtaGACAagagacttgataagatgctggcagagaaaaaaGTGACTTTATTCGGAGAAAACAGCAGACAgtgggggaaaagggggaagggagagggaaagggaaggaaaagggattttGCCCACACAAACTGCTTGCTCGGGACAAAAATGTCCTCTCTCCTAGGTACAATCACAGACTTTTACAATAATCCTGATGCAagattctcctcctctcctctatcCAATCTGACAGAAGGTAGGGGGAGAGAGTTGTGATATTTCAAGTCTAGAGTGCATGATTTTCAACATTAGGTACCCCTAAGAGccctgtgataaaaaaaaaaaaaccatgactATCATGGAGTTTTCATCTTGGGACAGTAAAGATACAATTGAAACAGCCTGTTCCTTCTTATCTTGACTCTTTTCCTAGAGTTGGCAAATTTCCCAAGCTATAGATAAATTCTTCTCAAAGTTATTTTGAAATTGTTCAAGCAAACTAAAAGTTGTATGGGATTAGGATGGGGGCATAGCGCTAGTCTAAGGAATTAGTAATACTAAAGAGTCTTGTAAATTGGGGTTACAAGCCAAAAActattttgagaattacacactgaatctcatcccacacTAAGGGATTACTTTTTCCTTAGCTAGGAATAGGTACTACTATTCCTTAGACTAGAGCTGTCCCCCATTCCCCAATAAAattttagttttcctgacctatttaaaaaaaaagccttgagaagagtttatctgtaGTCTGGGAAACTTGCCAACTCTAGGAAGAGGGTTAAGATGAGAAGGAACAGGCTATTTCAATTGTATCTTCACTGTTCCAAGTTGAAAATTCCATGAtagtcatgtttttttttatcatggggGTCTTTAGGGGTACCTAATGTTGAAAATCACCTGCTCAAGACTTGAAACATCACAACACTCTCCCCCCACCTTCTGTTGGATtggacagaggggaggaggagaatcttgCATCAGGATTATAATAAAAGTCTGAGATGTACCTAGAAGGAGAGAGGGCATTTGTACCCTGAGCAAACAGCTTGTGTGGGCAAaaccccctttccttccctttccctctccctttcccctcttccctgctGTCCTCTGTTTTCTCTAAATAAAGTCGccttttctctgccagcatcttagcAAGACTCCTGTCTTCTCagagtgatttctgggggtgTGAGCCCCCCAAATTCCACTCCACACACTATgatgtctttttctctctatctcctcaTCTCATGCCCTTTACATGTagttcctcattatctcttttattctttgtaagaGACTTCTTGTGAAGAACAAGCAGGGTTTATGTACTCTAAATGTACCTATATTCATGTTCTCCTCTCCAGATTTCTCCACTGTCGTCTCTACATTCTCCTTAAACATCACTGTCTCCTTATCTAATGTCTTTTTTCTTGATGCCTACAAATACAtccattaaaaaaacccaaactcccTCATATGATCTTATCATCTCTGTTAGCTATTGTCCTAGAACTCTCCTTCTCTTTTGGactaaatgtttttaataaagcTAGCTATAGAAGGTGCCTTGgattcctctcctctcattctcaTTTAAACCCTCAGAAATCTGGCTTCCTATATCATCCAACTGACAGTGCACTTGCCCAAGGTTCCAATCTCCCTTAACTGCCATATCTAACAGCCTTTTCTCAAATCTCAGCCTTCTAGACCTCTGAGTCACAGCATTTGACGCTGCTGATCATTTTTTCTCCTCCTGAATACTCTTTCTTCTCTCGGTTTTGGGGATGCCACTATTTTTTGGTTCTCCCACTTGTCTGATTGCTTCCTCTACTTTCCTGGATCTTCATATAGGTCATACTCATTAACTCTGGGAGTGCCTGAAGGCTTTCTCTGTTCtgggctctttcttttttttctcagtatattatttcatttagtgatctcatcagcaccTGCAGGTTCACTTATAATATCGAGAAGTGGTCCTTGGATCTCTATATTCATTCCTAGCCTTTATCCTGAGCTCTTGTCCTACAGCATCAACTGCCTTTTAACTAGTTCAAATTGGACAGGCACCTCAAATTCAACTTGCCTGAAACAGAACTTGTATTTCTCCCCAAGACTTATCCCTTTCCAACATCTCTATTAGTGTTGAGGCTGTGTGGGATAAAATCTAGCACAAATACCCCACTTACTAAACTAAACAAACCGGAGTCAGAAGGATAATAGTAAAGAGGCAGTTGTTTATTCTTTTTGTGTGGGATGGGAGGTCATGAACGATGGACCCCCTTTCAACGATAACACAATTCTGCAGTCAGGAAACCAAAGTGCAAGTCAGACTTTATTGGTACCTTTGGCAAAAGGGGGACACCTCTGGTTTTGGGGATGCAGAGATGCCAATGCATAGAATTCAAAGAAGCAATTTATAGGATTTTATAGGATTTTCTAATCACAAAAAACCTTCTCccattcccctcccttccctctgtcAGATCCTCATTATTGGACTCGTGACCAGTTTTGGGATAGTGAGATGTGTTCAGAGAAGAGACCTACATGTTATTCTCTAAAGATAAGAAAGCTACTGAGTCCTTGCATGGAGACCTCCTTGTTCTTATTGGATCTATCCCTTCCTGGAGCTTGCCCCTGGACTAGATAAGCCATCCAAGACCTTGAAATGTAGGagcaaaggggggggggaggggacaaTTTTATTCTAAAGGGAAGTCTAATTCTATCCAAAGTACTGAAACTACTGGGGTGCAAGTCAGAAGCCTAAAGATGCTTTATTTGGGAAAGACACACTAGCACCTCACTCACTTTCATGAAAGGAGACACTCCAGCTTTGGCCTTGAAGTGCAAATTGATTAGGCACGGACAGGCAATATGTAGAGTCCCTAATGGCAAGACCCTTCCACCTCTCCCCATTTGGGGCTGTGACTTACAATCTAAAACTTGTGGTTCAAAGTACAGTGGTGGTGAAGTACACAAAGTACACAAAGGAAGGACTACATTTAACATTCCTTTAACATCCTTAAGAGATAAAGAAGTAACTGTGTTGTTTATTGCCCTTGAATTGGGGTCTCTGTGTTATTGGTTCTTTTTCCCAGACCTGTTCTGGAGCCTTTTTGATAGCCAACAAAGGCAACAAATTAGCCTTCTACATCCCTTTCCCAAGTCGTGGTATTAACTGGGTGTTTTTGCCTTGAGAATTTGGGGTTGGAGGTGTAAGCTGAATGCTCATTCTGAGAATAACACACTTATCTCACTTGAGGTCAGTACCATACTCCCAAGTCACCTCCACTTGAAATCTTGGCATCCTTTGACTTCATTTGCTCTCATCCCACAAAACCATACCCTGgccaaatcttgtttctaccttcacaagATCATTCCTAAATTTCTCCTTCGCTAACCTTCCTGCCACCTTAGTTGGGGCCCTTCATCACCTCCTTCCTGCATTATTGTAATAGTCTGGTTGTTTCACCAGGGGCAGCTActtggtacagtagatagagcattggtcctggagtcacaaagacctgaattcaaattcatactcagatacttacaagctgtgtaGTCAAGGGCAAGTTACCTAGcttctcagactcagttttctcaattataaaataataacacctacttcccagggttgttgtgaggatcaaatgagataatatttgtaaagtgcctaagggcacagtacctggcacagagtaagaaCTGTATAAGTGCTagcctcagctttctcaactgtaaaatgggaatgaaataataacacctacctcccaggttgttgtgaggatcaaatgagataatatttgtaaagtgcctaagggcacagttcttggcacaaagtaagaCTTATATAAGTGCTagcctcagctttctcaactgtaaaatggggataaaataacacctacctcagaactgttgtgaggattcaatgagatatttgtaaaagtgatTAGTCCAGTGCCTAGTACCTAGAGTACTTAAAAATGCCTTTtgccctcctcttctcttccttgctTCTAGTCTCTTCCCATACCAGCCTATTCTCTACtctgctgccaaagtgattttctggaaatctagattttagcagcacctctatttgtcatttaaagtGGTTCACACAATTTTGCTGCTTCTTTCCAGGCTTAAATCATCAGATTGCTTTTATGCATTCTATGATCCAACTCTTCTggtttatatataaaacactcCACTAATCATCTCTGTGTCTTGGCATTAGCTATGCCCCGTGCCTGTAATGtccttcttccttatttctgccttttagtttcctggcttcctttaagactctcCTTAAAAGCCACCTTTTGCCAGAACCTCCTAGCCAGTGCCCCTTCTgtgctttcctttttaaaataattttcgaTTTACTCTGCATGTACATTGTTTggacctagttatttacatgctgTCCACTTTGGCCTTCTTATGTCATTAGTGTTTAGCAGAATGCCCAACACACAATAAGCTGCTTAAAAATGTGTATTGACTGACTGCCCCATTGCATTTTATTCATTCCTCTTTAATGGCATTTATTGAGTTTTTTTCCATGACATGGTAAAAAATGTGTGGTTCCATGGGTGCTGCCTCCACGAAAACCCTTTATGCTTTTAATAGACAGTTTTTATGAGTTTCTATGCCTGAAGAAGCTAATTACCCACAGGCCAATTCACTGGTGATAAGGCACTCTGAGCTTAGCTAGGCGGGCTCTTGGATGCCAGATTCAGTATCTATTGCTTCATCTATACTTGGTGCCTTTCAAGCTTGGTGGATTCTGTAAGAGTTTGCGCTCTGCAGGCATAGCTTTTGAGAACCAAGTGTCACCTCCAGGCCACAGTGAAGCATGGAAGGTGAACTTCAAGAGGAACATtacccccctccttttttttgtaTGTATCTGATCATCCCCTTCTAGActgtaagttccatgagggcagagaccatttcttattcttctttgtgTAACTCATGACCCAGGGCCCCAAGCCCCGAGTTTATATAGTTTGGGGTCATAATTGCAGTGGCAGAAAAAGGGGGGACACTGCATAAACACCTCTGGAATAGGGGAAGAGAGTTCACTGGGTGATGGTTTACGAGATGTTGTGAGTCCCTGATATGTTCTTTGTCAGTGACACTAATCTTGTTTCTGTACTCTATATGAATTGTTATTTCTGATGATTGCAAAGTAGTTGCAGATCCTTTTACCCAATAACTGAAGACTCAGATCTAGACACAAATACGCCCGAACTGCATTATGAAGATAGGTATGCAGAGAACATGGCCTGGACACTCTAATATATTATACAGGGGGAGCATTTCAAGCAAGACTGTGGGCAGAGCAAAATGAACcaagatgggattttttttttgggggtCAGGGAGAAGGAAGGGTGCACAAAGCTTAGTCTAGTGCTTTTCACAGTTCACTCAATGTTGCTGAATTGAAATGAACTGATTCTTTGTTTCTGCCATTGGGTGGTTAAATGCTTATACTTTGATCCCCAGGATGGGTTGAAATTCTGAGCTTGGTTACATTGTGATCTCCAAGACAGGTTTAAGTTTTGAACTTGGTTATAGAGTGATGCCAGGACTAGTTTAAGCCCTAAACTATGTAAACATTTTTCTTGTGTAAAACAAAGGTATTATCAGGCCTTTTCAGGCCACGTAACAGTAACTGTGCTTTCTGTCTTTGGTGCCTGGGCAGGCATGTACGTAAGAGAGAAGAGGAATCCTTTAAAATCTTGGTTGAAATATCACATAGCCAACACTAGGGGCCACTAGAAGAGACAACATTCCTTGCTTTTTATAACTCCCTGGGCCAGTGTATCTtgtcattaattttaatttcccaGTGCAGAAGCTTCCAAGGGGCCCAAAATAGCTAAACCAGGATCTTCTTGGAAGGCAAGGTCTGTCTGGTGACAATGAATGTATCAGCGTATTATCTTACCTTACTTAACAAGTGCCTGCCTGTTGGAGGTCTGACAAGCATATGAACTGTCAGGGATACCGAGGCTGGCTCATTATCACCTCAATATCAGACCGTGGAAAATAAAATGGGGCCTAACTTTCACCTTGAGCCTTCTCCAGGGAGGCTGGCTGGCACCGTGGCAGGACCCTTGGAATTGGAATCAAGAATCAGAGAAACTGgctttgaattctggctctgaatAACTGAAATTTTGGCTCCCAGTTGGCCACCAATGAACAGTTGGGAGAGGAGTGTGCGATTCCTTACTACGTGATCTTGGTTCAGATGCTTAACCTTTTcaagccacagtttcctcatctgtaaaatgagggattaggGCTAGATCATCTCTAAAGACCCTTCCATCTCTACATCTATGAACTTCAAGGGGCTTCTCTGCCTCTCTAAAAAGGAATTAATTTCTGtcaatattcaataaacatttatcaagtgcctaatATCTTCATAGCACTGTGCTGGGgaatagaaagatgaaaaaaattggtACACTTCAGGCCTTCAAAAAGCTTGGGAATGGGCAGTACAATTTGTATACAGGCAACTGTGATAGAAGGGAGAATATCATAAGGGCAAAGGAGAGATACCTCAATGAACAACTCAGTAACACTTTGGGAGGGAGAGATCATTTTCAGCTAAGGACTTAAGGGAAAAAAGCAAGTAAAGAAATGTaataggggaggagggagggtgtGTGTCTTTGTTCCTTGATTTAGATCAGGCTGGCTTACCTATAGCAAAGGCTGATACTGGCTGCTTGGGAGCAGGCTGTTTTTTTCATTGCTAGACTTTGATGAGGGATCAAAGCCTcaaattggaaaaatgaattaATGCCCTGTCTTGAGAAACAGAGTATACTAAATTTTACAGTTAGAAAAGAATCTACTGTACTTTGCCATAGCAGTTCCCAAAGTCTGTTTTCAGGGATGACACCTTACATACTTTCCTTCATTGAGAAGGCTTCTTAACCCTGACTTTTCTCCACTAACGAAGGCAGTTGAAGTCTAAAAAGTTGTCATGAATAATATCTGATGttggaaaactgaaaagaaaacacACCTTCCTTCTCTCCAGAAAGAAGGGAGGGCTATGAGTATGGAATGTGGTACATGCGGTTAGATATTGCTATGTGGGGTAGCTttgtgtgaatttttttctttgttaaaaagaaGGGTTCATTGTTGGGGTGGTTTAAGGGGAAAATACTAGTGTAAATGTGAAGGGAGGcaataaattttttcaaagttcaatgCTAAGCACAGTTCTTTGGCTTCTGAAGTGTCTTCCCATTTCCCATTCTCCCtcggtttcttttttttttaattattaataacttttagTTTTATAATCACCTAAATTACCTCTTATATGTTCATCTCACCCTCTATAGAGAGCCATCCTTTATTAACAAGTCTTTGTTTCTCCTCTCATCCCTCTTAATCTCTACTCAAGGCATTGCCGGCTTTAAGCAATGCTTGGAAATCTCAAGTTGAAACCTGGTGTGActtcttgggggaggggggtgccATGCAGGCAAGAATGTCTCACCTAGGCCCATAGCATTTTACGATGAGTCTCTCTTCATTTCACAGGGGGTGTGTCCATTTCTCACTGATGCTCATCAGTTTGCCTGTTATGCACAGGcaccacatacacacatacacacatgaatTTGCCAGGTGAAAATAACCTTGTGAAGAAGATGACTGTCTTCCCTGGGAGCAACCAAGTGAAAAGTTCTATTGTCTGGTTCTGTCAGTAGTCTTTCATGGACCAGATGGGTCAGACCACTCAACTTTTTGGCTTCTTGGCTACTCTCTGATGGACCAACAGCCCAGAATAACTGGGTTATTATTTTGACTCCTACTTGCTCACCAATGAGAAGGTGGGAGAGGAGTGTGCCACTGCTGGCTTCACAGACCTCTGACCAACACATGGTTAATGATGGCTGAGGTTTACCTGGTGATGATGATAGGCCTCTTACAagatgtatttttatttcctgGACAAATAACAGTTGGCGTGAGTCCTAATTTAGCAGCAAACAAAGTGTGGCCCCCCTGTGccttccacatttttttttttttacgagTTTAGCTAcactaacctggaaaataaacAGCCAGCTAATAAGCCCTTCCTCTGGAAATGGGcataaataataacaaagaaaacatcCTGTGCTTTATGCCAACACCCTTTGGGGAGGGAATATAAAAGCCACAGGCAGGAAGGACCTCATCAGTCTTGGGGAACTCTGGCTTCGTTGCCAACTGAGACCTGACCAGCTGGGACCATGGGTTGCTGTCCCACGGACTGCTTCAACTGCTGTGGCTGCCAACAAGATCAGTCTGGGGAATGCTGTGAGATGTGCTGTTGCCAACCCAGCTGCTGCGGGTCCAGTTGCTGTGGCTCCAGCTGCTGTGGGTCCGGCTGTGGTGGCTCTGGCTGTGGTGGCTGTGGAGGAGGTTGCGGCGGCTGTGGCGGTGGCTGTGGAGGCTGCGGAGGAGGTTGTGGAGGCAGCTGCTGTGGCTGTGGGGGTTGTGGATCCGGTTGCTGTGGCGGGTGCTGTGGGTGCTGCTGTGGGCCAGTTTGCTGCCAGCCAACACCTGTGTGTGACACCAAATGAAGACATCTGGAGGGAATCCAGAGACCTCACCTTCATTTGAAGAACCCAGATGGAGAGAGAGCCCTCCGTATCCCACCTCCTGCCTAGAACTCCCTTCAGTCCAAAGAGACAGTGGCCTCGCTCCCACTTTCATTGTAGATCCTGCCACATGTACAGTCAGAGAAGGAATGCAACTCAAATAACCCTATCCAATGATTCAAGGCACCTGGGGGGAGGGCAACCCCACTCTggtgagaaatttaaaaaaaatctcaaagaagggatccaaagaaagaaaagtaagggTCCCTTACCAAGACTTGACTCTCATGAACTTGTTCAATGTCTTGTCATTTCAGGACATCCTTCTTTTCAAGATGTCTTTGGGATGTCCTTCCTGTCTGTCCTTTCTGCTGCTTCTGAGGTGCAAAGAGGCTTCTTTGCTAATCTTTTAATAAATTCAAGCATTCTGACATAATTTGATTGGTTTTCTTGGCTCTTCCTTCACTGTATGGGATGGATCTAGgcaagaagcatgaaaaggtGGAGAAAGACATGAATATTCTCTCAAGTGCTTGAGGGACAGAGAACATTTGGCCTAAATTTTTTGAGGCAGTGCAATTGAGTCAAGACCATTCTGGTAGAGCCAGGAGGGgagacttaaatttaaaaatgttttcaagatTACTTGCCAATTAATTacattacaatttttaatatttgttttctgatattttgcaatccatgatctctccctctatctccctCTCCTCAAGAAGGCACGTGCTATGATATAagttctacatgtattatcagataatacatatttccccgttcatcatgttgtaaaacaagacatatattccttcactggagaaaaattcatggaggaaatacggtgaagaatgatatgtttcaattgcattcagactccatctacTCCTTCTATGATGATGCTTAGCctttttctcatgagtcccttggtGTTGTCTTGGGTCCTTGCCTGGATGCCTTTATTTAGGACAAAGCTGGTTTGAGCTGTAGAGGTTCCAGACTCAAGGCTTTGTGGATCAAGACTGTTCTAAGATGGTCCTTGACACTCTTATCACTTTCTTCGGATACTTCTCTTTGACCCCTTTGATAATTTCCCCTTAAAGCCAATGTTTAGAATGTTTTCTTGTTCCATGGATCTGTGGTTTATCCCACTGACTAAAAGCCTAGAGGCAGTTAAAATCGATCATATACAAAGACCAGGGGTGGCCTGATCCTGATAGGTGTGGGGACTGAGCCAAATGTAAGAGCCagaattcctcttttt
The window above is part of the Gracilinanus agilis isolate LMUSP501 chromosome 4, AgileGrace, whole genome shotgun sequence genome. Proteins encoded here:
- the LOC123244773 gene encoding keratin-associated protein 17-1, which produces MGCCPTDCFNCCGCQQDQSGECCEMCCCQPSCCGSSCCGSSCCGSGCGGSGCGGCGGGCGGCGGGCGGCGGGCGGSCCGCGGCGSGCCGGCCGCCCGPVCCQPTPVCDTK